The genomic region GCCCCCTTTCTCCCGTAGGACGTATGCGGTATTAGCCTGGGTTTCCCCAGGTTATCCCCCACTACCGGGCAGATTCCTATGCATTACTCACCCGTCCGCCGCTCGTCAGCATCTAGCAAGCTAGATCTGTTACCGCTCGACTTGCATGTGTTAGGCCTGCCGCCAGCGTTCAATCTGAGCCATGATCAAACTCTTCAGTTTAAAATCATTGTGATGCTTACCTGTCACTTGAAAGCAACAGAAGCGCATCAAACTTGGCTCAAGGTTCAAACGAATTCAAAAGATGTGAACATCTTTCTTGTGCGCCTGCCTTGATATTTGGTGATTTATCACCCTCATCGGCAAGCGCCCACATGAATTACCTGATCAAATTGTTAAAGAGCTTTCGAAGGCTGCTGCCGTTCGATCTGTGCATATAATACCGGTTTTTTTTCTCTGGTCAAGCACATAGCTCAGTTTTTTATTACTCGTTTTTACTGACGATGAACCCATGCATCAACGAGCCGAAAAAAGACCAATCCAGCTAATAATAAAGCAAATAAAGTAGGCAGCAGATAATCTGCACGAGTGAGAACCCACAGGTGATATACCCCAAGTCCTGCAGAGATATAGATCAACCGATGCAACCAGTGCCAAGCTTGCCAAGCTTGCCAGCCTATCTTAGCAGGCACCCAATGAAATGAGGTTAAAGCCAATGGTATAAGTAGCAGCAGAGCTACAGCGCCATAGCGTATATATTCAAGAGCGATCATTTCATGCCAAATCCACTGCCACTCCCAGTACTGATACAACCCCATCCATGAGAGCATATGCAAGGTTAGCCAAAAAAAAGACCACAGACCAATTTGACGGCGCGCCTTCATAATTCCCAGCCAGCGTGTCAGCCGAAACGCTGGGCTAAAAGATATCGTTACTAATAGCAGCGACAGTCCAACCTTTCCAGTGAAGTGGATCACGGCTTCCGCTGGATTTGCGCCTAGGTCCCCAAAGTACCACTGCCATATTAGCCACAAGCCCGGTAACAGACCGGCTGCTAACACGCTAAGGCGGAACAACGCTATTGGCTGTGCATTAACTGCCATAAATTACTCACTGCTTATCAATAATGTTTTTGAAGATCCATACCTTCATAGAGATGAGCTACTGCTTCACCATAACCATTGAATATCAACGTTTCCCGACGGCCTGACTCACCAATTCTACGCTCTCTTGCCTGCGACCAACGGGGGTGATTAACCTCAGGGTTTACATTGGCGTAAAAACCATACTCTTCAGGATTACGCGCTTGCCAGGACGTCGTAGGTTGCTCCTCCCGAACACGTATTTTAGTAATGGATTTAATGCTTTTAAAACCGTACTTCCATGGCACAACTAACCGAAGGGGCGCACCGTTTTGATTAGGCATTTTTTCTCCATACATACCCACTGCTAGCAGTGTTAGGGGATGCATTGCCTCATCAATACGCAGCGCCTCCCGATATGGCCAATCGATAACGGAGCGACGCTGCCCTCTTAGGTTATCTGGATCATACAACGACTCAAATTCAACATAATTAGACCGGGACGTTAGGCCTTGGTGGTTAAGCAGAGCCGCCAGAGGTATTCCAATCCAAGGAATCACCATCGACCATGCTTCAACACAGCGTAATCGGTAAATACGCTCCTCCAAAGAGTGACGCCTGAGAATATCCTCAAAAGGTATAGCCCCTGTGTTATTTAGCTCACCTTCTAAAACGACGCTCCAGGGATCAACCGGCAAATTATGAGCATACACTTCCGGGTCTCGCTTCCCTGTGCCGAATTCGTAGAAGTTATTATATGTGGTGGCATCTCGAAAGTCGGTTAGCGCTTCACCACCCGCCAGTTCCTGGCGCGGCAGATCACTTTCAAGCGCAGGCTTGAGCACATCAGCCCAAGCATGCGCATTTTTGGGGAGAAGCATACTGGGGAAAAGCAAGGCACCAGCTCCGGCAGCAAAGCTCTGGCGCAAGAAGTGGCGACGATTATCGAAAACTGACTTAGGCGTTACTTCTGATTCAGGAATAGCAGGATATCGATAACGCGGCATACTACCTCCGTGCCATTAAGGCAGCTAAATTACATTTTCAATCAGGGTATCTCACACCCTCCTCTCCTATCCCCCTGCAGCTTAGAACAAACCTTAAGTTTTAATAAAAATTGCAACAAACATTGACCCAGCGCAAGCCACCCGATTACCCGACCATTACACTCGGTTGAAAATAAGCACTAAAAGCACCTATTTTGATTAAGGGTAGATTAGCAAGCAGTAAGACTAGCCAATATAAGTGCTATTTATGAGTGCTACTCAAGCAGGGGGATCATCAATGAAAATGACGCAAAAAATTCTGCCCGGCATTATTGCCAGCGCAGCTTTAATATCCACTGGCGCCGTCGTTGCAGAAGACGGCTTTGAGGATTATCGAGCCCGTTTTGAGGCGCTGCCATATTTGCCGCCTATTCCAGCGAGCAACTCACTTAGCGAAGAAAAAGTTGAGCTGGGTAATATGCTGTTTTTTGAGCCGCGAATTTCTTCTAGCGGTGTCATTAGCTGCGCTACCTGCCATAACCCAGCTCTAGGCTGGGCTGACCGCATCCCTCGTGCAGTGGGCCATGACGGACAAGTAGGAGAGCGC from Halomonas sp. 7T harbors:
- the msrP gene encoding protein-methionine-sulfoxide reductase catalytic subunit MsrP is translated as MPRYRYPAIPESEVTPKSVFDNRRHFLRQSFAAGAGALLFPSMLLPKNAHAWADVLKPALESDLPRQELAGGEALTDFRDATTYNNFYEFGTGKRDPEVYAHNLPVDPWSVVLEGELNNTGAIPFEDILRRHSLEERIYRLRCVEAWSMVIPWIGIPLAALLNHQGLTSRSNYVEFESLYDPDNLRGQRRSVIDWPYREALRIDEAMHPLTLLAVGMYGEKMPNQNGAPLRLVVPWKYGFKSIKSITKIRVREEQPTTSWQARNPEEYGFYANVNPEVNHPRWSQARERRIGESGRRETLIFNGYGEAVAHLYEGMDLQKHY
- a CDS encoding sulfite oxidase heme-binding subunit YedZ produces the protein MAVNAQPIALFRLSVLAAGLLPGLWLIWQWYFGDLGANPAEAVIHFTGKVGLSLLLVTISFSPAFRLTRWLGIMKARRQIGLWSFFWLTLHMLSWMGLYQYWEWQWIWHEMIALEYIRYGAVALLLLIPLALTSFHWVPAKIGWQAWQAWHWLHRLIYISAGLGVYHLWVLTRADYLLPTLFALLLAGLVFFRLVDAWVHRQ